Genomic window (Deinococcus arcticus):
CTCTTTCGCCCAGGCATAGAATTCGGGCTGGTAGAACTCCAGGCGAATCTTCTTGTATTCCTTGGTGGAGTATAGGATGGCGTGATCCACGCCGGAGGCCACCTCCTGCTCAATGGCCTTGATCTTGCCAAACGCCTCTTCCTTGGAGCGGCCGTGCACCATGGTGAAGATCGTATAGGGCCATTCGGGGTAGGTGGGGCGCAGGTAGCAGTGCGAGACCGCCTTGAATTCGGCCATCTGGCGCCCCACTTCCGCCACCTCTTCCTGCGGCACGGCCCATACGCCCATGGCGTTAAAGGTAAAGCCAGCTTTCTGGTGCCGGAACACGGCCGAGACGCGCCGCAGGGCCCCGGCCGCCTTCATCTTCTCGGCGTGGGCGGCCACCTCGTCAATACTCAGGCCCAGGGCGGCGCAGGCGTCCGCGTAGGGCTCTTCGGTGATCGGCAGGTCCTTCTGGAACTCCACCACAAAGGCGCGGTCCAGCTCGGTCACCTGATAGCCGACGTTGCGCTGCTCGGCGGTGTACTGGGGCTTGGCCTTGGCGTTCCAGTCCTCCTTGCCGGTCATGTCGAACTCCACGCCAATCTTGAACAGGTGCAGGGTGGGCATCAGGCGGGTCAGGCGGGCGCCGCTCAGCTCGTGCAGTTTCTGCACATGCGCTTCCAGGTTGCTCTCGGGCGGCACGGCAATCGTGTACCACAGGTTGAAATCGTGGTTGCGCTTGTAGTTGTGGCTCACCCCGGGGTGGGTGTTCACCGCCTCGGCTCCGGCGTCCAGCCTGTCCTCATCGTACACGGCGGCCACCAGGCTGCTCTGGTAGCCCAGGGTGCGGGTATCGAAGATGGCGCTCACCTGCCGCAGCACGCCGCCCGCCTTCACCTCACGCAGGATGGAAAGCGCCTCGGCCTCGCTCAGGCCCACTTCCTCGGCCAGGCGGGCGTAGGGCCGCTGCACAATGGGGATGTCGCGCTGAATGCGGTTGAGCAGCTGTTCGCGCGCACTGATGTCCGGTGCACTGGCAGCCTGCGGGGTGGGGGCGGGGGCGGTCATGTCTGCACAATAGCGGCCTCCAGGGCGGCGAAACGTCCCCGAACGACCGGTCAGGCGGGTGCACACCCCCCCCGGCGGGGCGCACAATGACAGACATGGTCACAGCCATCGTGATGGTGCAGGCAGAGCGGCAGCGCATTCCCGAAACGGCCGAGGCCCTGGCCGGCGTGAGTGGGGTGCGCGAGGTGTACTCCGTGACCGGCGAGTGGGACATCGTGGCGATTCTGAAACTCTCGCGCTACGAGGATCTGGACGACGTGGTGACAGCCGGGCTGCGGCGCGTGGAAGGCATTACGCGCACCCAGACCATGCTGGCCTTCCGCACCTACAACGAGGCCCTGCTGGATCAGGGGTTCGGTGTGGGCCTGGACGAGGGGCAGCAGCAGCGCTGAGCGCCAGGGGCCCTGACAAGTCCTGCCGCTCCCCTTAACAAACCCTTCATCTGTTAGCCGTGGGAAGGCTTTGTGAGCTGACCCACGCGCGGCCTCCGGGCAGCACAGGTACGGTGGCCCCATGATCCCCACACCTCTGAAAGGCGCCGCCTTCGTCCTGGGCCTGGCGCTGCTGGGCACCGCCGCCGCCAAACCCATCGTGGTGGGCAGCAAGCTGGACCCCGAAGCGCAGATCCTGGGGCAGATGATCGTGCTGACCCTGAAAAACGCGGGGCTGGAGGTCACCGACCGCACCACCCTGGGCGACACCGGGGTCAACCGCAAGGCCATTCTGGCCGGCGAGATTGACGTGTACCCCGAATACACCGGCAACGCCGTGTATCTGTTTCCGCAGGCCAAGATCACGGCCAAACAGGCCGGCAACCCCGGTACGATCTACGGGCTGGCGCGGCAGCTGGACAGCCGGAACGGCATCACGTGGCTGCGGCCCGCCAACGTGAACAACACCTGGGTGATCGCCGTGCCGCAGGCCCTGGCCCAGCGCGCCAAGCTCAGCACGGTGGCGGATCTGGCGAAGTACCTGAACGGCGGGGGCGCCTTCAAGATTGCCGGCAGTCCCGAGTTCTTCAACCGCCCCGACACCATGCCCGCCTTTGAAGCGGCCTACGGCTTCAAGCTGCGCGCCGACCAGAAGCTGGTGCTGGCCGGGGCCACCCCGCCCCAGACCCAGCAGGCGGCGGCCAGCGGCACCAACGGCGTGAACGCCGCCATGGCCTACGGCACCGACGGAACCCTGAGCGCCCTGAAGCTGGTGGCCCTGAAAGACCCCAAGGGCGCGCAGGCCGTCTACCAGCCTGCACCCATCATCCGCACGGCCACACTGAAGGCCAATCCGCAGATTGAGGGCCTGCTGAACAAGACCTTCGCCGGGCTGACCCAGGCCACCCTGCAGGGCCTGAACGCCAAGGTGGCGCTGGAGGGCCGCACCGCGCAGGACGTGGCGCGCGAATACCTGCGGAGCCGGGGCCTGATCCGTTGACCGCTCTCCACCGGGGCGCGCCCCGGGACGTGAAGCTGGTGCTGTGGCTGGGCGCCCTGCCCATGCTGGTGGGCGCGTGGCTGCCCTGGGTGCTGCTGCGGCCCAATCGCCTGGCCCCCGGCGAAGCGCTGGGCCTGCCCCTGGGCTGGGCGCTGCTGGCCGCCGCCCTGGCCCTGCTGCCCGCGCTGTTCGGGCACGCGCGGCGCACCTGGGTGTGGGCCGGCGCGGCGTTGTCCCTGACGCTGGGGCTGTGGCTGCTGGGCCAGCAGACCCAGGGCGCCCTGGCCGGCCAGCCCCCGTTTGCCCGCGCCAGCGCCTCCAGCGGGGCGTGGCTGTACCTGCTGGGGGCCGGCATCGCCGCATTTGGGGCAGCCCAGGCGTGGCCGCAGCGGCGCGGGCTGGGCTGGGTGTGGCTGCTGCCCGCCGGGGGCCTGGCTGTGGCGGGCCACTTTGGGGCGTGGTCAGTGGTGGTGGAGGCCCAGAGTGAGGGGGCGCGCTGGGTCCAGGAACTGGGGCAGCACCTGCGCCTGGTAGGCACCGCCCTGGGGCTGGCCACCCTGCTGGGCACGCCGCTGGCGGTCTGGGGCGCGGGCCGCCCCCGGGTGGCGGCCGCCGCGCTGGGCCTGAGCAGCGGCCTGCAGACCCTGCCCAGCCTCGCCCTGCTGGGGCTGCTGATTGCCCCGCTCTCGGCGCTGGCAGACGCCGTGCCCGCCCTGCGCGCCGCTGGCCTGAGCGGCATAGGCGTGCCCCCGGCCCTCACAGCGCTGACCCTGTACGCCCTGCTGCCGGTGGTGCGGGGCGGCCTGCTGGGCTTGCAGGGGGTGCCCGCCGGGGTGCTGGACGCTGCGCGCGGCATGGGCATGACGCAGGTGCAGCGCCTGTGGCGCGTGCAGGCCCCACTGGCCCTGCCGCTGTGGCTGGGCGGGCTGCGGCAGGCCTCGGTGCTGCTGATTGGCGTGGCGGCGGTGGCGGCCCTCATCGGCGCCGGGGGCCTGGGCACCTACATCTTCAAGGGGCTGCAAAGCGCCGCCAGCGACCTGATTCTGCTGGGGGCTGTGCCGGCGGCGCTGCTGGCCATCGGAGTGGACGCGGGTCTGCGGCGCCTGGAAGGCTGGCTGGGCGCCCGGTTGGGGAGAGCCGGATGATCGAACTCCAGGACCTCGAAAAGACCTACGGCGGCGTGGCGGCCGTGCGCGCCCTGAACCTCACAGTGCCGGAGGGCGAACTGGTGGCGCTGCTGGGGCCCTCGGGCTGCGGCAAAACCACGACCCTGCGCATGATTAACCGCCTCCTGGAGCCCTCCGGGGGCCGGGTGCTGCTGGCCGGCCAGGATACCCGCCGCCTGAAACCAGAGGTGCTGCGCCGGGGCATGGGCTACGTGATTCAGCAGATTGGCCTGTTTCCACACCTGAACGTGGCGCAGAACGTGGCTACGGTGCCGGCGCTGCTGGGCCACGACCGCCGCGCCACCCAGACGCGGGTGGACGAACTGCTGGCGCTGGTGGGCCTGGACCCGGACACCTTCCGCCACAAGCGGCCAGGAGAACTCTCGGGCGGGCAGGCGCAGCGGGTGGGCGTGGCGCGCGCCCTGGCGGCCGATCCGCCGGTGCTGCTGATGGACGAGCCCTTTGGGGCCCTGGACCCCCTGGCCCGGGAACGGCTGCAGGGTGCTTTCCGCGAGATTCAGCGGCGCCTGCGCAAGACGGTGGTGATGGTCACGCACGACATTGACGAGGCGCTGCGCCTCGCGGACCGCGTGGCCCTGATGCGTGAGGGGACCCTGGTGCAGTACGGCCCGCCCGACGAGCTGATTCACCGCCCGGCCACCGACTTCGTGCGGCAGTTTCTGGGCGAGGACGCTGCGCTGCGCCAGCTGGCGG
Coding sequences:
- a CDS encoding ABC transporter ATP-binding protein, whose translation is MIELQDLEKTYGGVAAVRALNLTVPEGELVALLGPSGCGKTTTLRMINRLLEPSGGRVLLAGQDTRRLKPEVLRRGMGYVIQQIGLFPHLNVAQNVATVPALLGHDRRATQTRVDELLALVGLDPDTFRHKRPGELSGGQAQRVGVARALAADPPVLLMDEPFGALDPLARERLQGAFREIQRRLRKTVVMVTHDIDEALRLADRVALMREGTLVQYGPPDELIHRPATDFVRQFLGEDAALRQLAGQPVSALMRRGPADPGRPAVDAALNARSALSVMVREGQDTLTVTQDGQPVGTLHWADLHTRAPR
- a CDS encoding ABC transporter substrate-binding protein codes for the protein MIPTPLKGAAFVLGLALLGTAAAKPIVVGSKLDPEAQILGQMIVLTLKNAGLEVTDRTTLGDTGVNRKAILAGEIDVYPEYTGNAVYLFPQAKITAKQAGNPGTIYGLARQLDSRNGITWLRPANVNNTWVIAVPQALAQRAKLSTVADLAKYLNGGGAFKIAGSPEFFNRPDTMPAFEAAYGFKLRADQKLVLAGATPPQTQQAAASGTNGVNAAMAYGTDGTLSALKLVALKDPKGAQAVYQPAPIIRTATLKANPQIEGLLNKTFAGLTQATLQGLNAKVALEGRTAQDVAREYLRSRGLIR
- a CDS encoding ABC transporter permease; translation: MTALHRGAPRDVKLVLWLGALPMLVGAWLPWVLLRPNRLAPGEALGLPLGWALLAAALALLPALFGHARRTWVWAGAALSLTLGLWLLGQQTQGALAGQPPFARASASSGAWLYLLGAGIAAFGAAQAWPQRRGLGWVWLLPAGGLAVAGHFGAWSVVVEAQSEGARWVQELGQHLRLVGTALGLATLLGTPLAVWGAGRPRVAAAALGLSSGLQTLPSLALLGLLIAPLSALADAVPALRAAGLSGIGVPPALTALTLYALLPVVRGGLLGLQGVPAGVLDAARGMGMTQVQRLWRVQAPLALPLWLGGLRQASVLLIGVAAVAALIGAGGLGTYIFKGLQSAASDLILLGAVPAALLAIGVDAGLRRLEGWLGARLGRAG
- the ahbA gene encoding siroheme decarboxylase subunit alpha — its product is MTAPAPTPQAASAPDISAREQLLNRIQRDIPIVQRPYARLAEEVGLSEAEALSILREVKAGGVLRQVSAIFDTRTLGYQSSLVAAVYDEDRLDAGAEAVNTHPGVSHNYKRNHDFNLWYTIAVPPESNLEAHVQKLHELSGARLTRLMPTLHLFKIGVEFDMTGKEDWNAKAKPQYTAEQRNVGYQVTELDRAFVVEFQKDLPITEEPYADACAALGLSIDEVAAHAEKMKAAGALRRVSAVFRHQKAGFTFNAMGVWAVPQEEVAEVGRQMAEFKAVSHCYLRPTYPEWPYTIFTMVHGRSKEEAFGKIKAIEQEVASGVDHAILYSTKEYKKIRLEFYQPEFYAWAKEHLGTEA
- a CDS encoding Lrp/AsnC ligand binding domain-containing protein: MVTAIVMVQAERQRIPETAEALAGVSGVREVYSVTGEWDIVAILKLSRYEDLDDVVTAGLRRVEGITRTQTMLAFRTYNEALLDQGFGVGLDEGQQQR